One segment of Choloepus didactylus isolate mChoDid1 chromosome 15, mChoDid1.pri, whole genome shotgun sequence DNA contains the following:
- the LOC119510535 gene encoding UAP56-interacting factor-like, producing MSRFGTRLVGATAALAPPPKTHSNENLDKIDMSLDDIIKLNRKEGKKQNFPRLNRRLQQSGTRQFRMRIRWGIQQNSGFGKNSLSRRGRVMPGKRRSYGIITGLAAKKATGIRKGISPMNRPPLSDKNIERYFPVLKRKTNLLRQNEVQRKPVAVLKRPNQLNRKNNIPANFTRSGNKLSHQKDTRQATFLFRRGLKVQAQLNTEQLLDDVVAKRTGQWRTSATNGGILTVSIDNPGAVLCPVTQKPRLTRTAVPSFLAKREQSDIKKVPKGVPLQFDINSVGKQTGMTLNERFGILKEQRATLTFNKGGSRFVTVG from the coding sequence ATGAGCCGGTTTGGTACCCGGTTGGTGGGAGCCACGGCGGCTCTAGCGCCGCCGCCGAAAACCCACAGCAATGAAAACCTCGACAAAATCGATATGTCTTTGGATGATATAATCAAATTGAAtcgaaaggaaggaaaaaagcagaATTTTCCAAGACTAAATAGAAGACTCCAACAAAGTGGTACCCGGCAATTCAGGATGAGAATACGATGGGGAATCCAACAGAATTCTGGTTTTGGTAAGAATAGTCTGAGCCGTAGAGGAAGAGTCATGCCTGGAAAGAGACGTTCTTATGGGATTATCACTGGCCTTGCAGCTAAGAAAGCAACTGGAATTCGAAAAGGAATTAGTCCTATGAATAGACCGCCTCTAAGTGACAAGAATATAGAGCGATATTTTCCAgtgttaaaaaggaagacaaaCCTTCTGAGACAAAATGAAGTGCAGAGGAAACCAGTTGCTGTTCTCAAGAGACCTAACCagttaaacagaaaaaataacattCCAGCCAATTTTACTAGAAGTGGAAATAAATTAAGCCATCAGAAAGACACTCGTCAGGCaacttttcttttcagaagaggCCTGAAGGTTCAGGCCCAGTTGAACACAGAACAACTGCTAGATGATGTAGTAGCAAAGAGAACTGGTCAATGGCGAACTTCCGCCACAAATGGAGGAATTTTAACTGTATCCATTGACAATCCTGGAGCAGTGCTGTGCCCAGTAACTCAGAAACCACGATTAACTCGTACTGCTGTACCCTCATTCTTGGCAAAGCGAGAGCAATCGGATATAAAGAAAGTTCCTAAAGGTGTACCCCTACAATTTGACATAAATAGTGTTGGAAAACAGACAGGGATGACTTTGAATGAGCGATTTGGGATCCTGAAGGAACAAAGAGCCACTCTCACATTCAACAAAGGAGGAAGCCGCTTTGTAACCGTGGGATAG